The Neoarius graeffei isolate fNeoGra1 chromosome 1, fNeoGra1.pri, whole genome shotgun sequence region tttgttttctcgagatctcgaaataacagttttgttttcgagagatctcgaattagttgtgttgttttctcaagatcctgaattaattatgtcgttatgtcgggataacaaggtgaataaaaaaacattatatgaagggcctctcgcggcttccgtaaatatacactcaaacaaaacagcagtaaaggaggagaggggcgacagcccgaggaaagcccccacaggagcgcacagcatttgcaacataggctaccaaactcagtacaagaacaaaacacttagtgtgtgcagtaggcttcgtgcgcattgttctgcacctctcggaggaaggggtaggtgccctgtaaacctttggaaaaggtacattttcttttcggcataattgctgcggcattactgctgctagctgctagacaaagaacattcgcgccagttaatgtttattttattgttgcttgGCAACACGTTctattgtctggaataatgtggctaaataaacacccatgccacagggccagggggcagtaaccaggaaagtttgcgattcctgtcaattcatcaaaatagtaaatgcagacatttctccgctaatgattcccacgctgctcagtcgcaaacgtcgcgagtggcgaaaaccgggacatatccgagtcccgacagacttttgtcgggactcgggacacacaaccccaaatcgggattgtcccggtaaaaccgggacgtctggtcaccctaacaaACACGACTTTATGCTAACTTTAATATGTTGGAACGCACTGCGTGTGTTTATAATGCGTTGTAATTGAATTATGGTGTAGTTTTGTTTGAGGAGGAAATGATGCACATGAGCACtgggaggagggggagggggtGACCTGGTTCTGCAGTTAGCAGTAGCCGCGCAGTGAACGCAAACGCAGGGCGATTTGTCAGTCAGAAATGTTACAATTCTGCAGATCCAAGCCAGTGTATAGCACCATGCGGGAAACTCGCTGATTAAAGTGAAGGGGCTTTGAAGTTGGTTAGACTTGGGCCCAGGAGAAGAGCACAGTCTTCCCAGTGCCTTCCGAAACGACGCTGCGGCAGGAATGTAAACGCTAGCGGTGGGCGGATCGATCTAAAGTATCAATCAAAAGCATCGATCTAAAGTATCGATCGTATCTCCATTAAAGCAACTCAGAATGGAATGTTTCCTTGTGCCAGCTGTTTACACTAAAGGGTCGATTCAACAAAGATCTTATTTAACCTTTTCATGTGTGAAATGTGAGGAAAAATAGTCCAAGTTTTAAGATTTTGTAGGATTTTCATTGTTCAAAATTGTGCTTAAATTGAAATCCATTTAAGTTACTCAGAACATTCTGTCTTATTTAAGCCATTTAACTGTCCATGCATGTGGGGGGAAAATGTTTCATTCTCAGTTCATGCTGAACCATATCAGTTATAAAACACGAACATCTATATTTTCATACATGTACATGTATCTGCAATTgcttgattatctcatctcattatctctagccgctttatccttctacagggtcgcaggcaagctggagcctatcccagctgactacaggcgaaaggcggggtacaccctggacaagtcgccaggtcatcacagggctgacacatagacacagacaaccattcacactcacattcacacctacggtcaatttagagtccccagttaacctaacctgcatgtctttggactgtgggggaaaccggagcacccggaggaaacccacgcggacacggggagaacatgcaaactccacacagaaaggccctcgctggccccggggctcgaacccggaccttcttgctgtgaggcgacagcactaaccactacaccaccgtgccgccccaattgctTGATTATTTGAGATTAAACTAATTTATTCTTTTGAAAACTGATTGAAATTATCAAGTTAAAGTATTAAACATTTTCTTATACTAGCTTCACTGAGATGTCAAGGTTCTTTTCCTTTTATTATAAAATTAATACTTTGGCTGCTGCTCAGATTAAGAAAGCAGTTTGAAGACGTCACTCTGGGCTGTGATCACCTAAGACTTTGGCTTTAttttgtcaaatgtttttgaacCAAGTCTGACGATTTCCCGCTCTTTATTTTGCTCTTATTTTCAGACTTTGTTATTTCGGGTGGTTGTCTTCTCCAAAGAAGCCAGACGAATACAGCTTGCTGTAGCAGAATCTGTCAGTGAACTGATTGATGGACTGAAAGAGAGACTTGGACTTGAAGGTGATTTCTCACTCCAGTTTGAGGATCCAGATGTTGGCAATGCATTATGCAACTTGACAATGTCTGAATTACCAGCTGAGCGTGCAGTCCTGCATATTATGTGGGACTGTAATTCATTTCTACTTAACCAATCCAGTGACCATTCGATTGGTTCAGTCTCCGCTCTTGATACAGCCAGTGTTCACTCTGAGCATTTCAGGTCTAGCTCAGACTCTATCCAGAGCAATTTAAGGCATGTTGCTGAGCGGCCCTCTCTGTTCCCAATCCCTGAGTTCTTATATGATGTTGAACTGAAATTGCGTAAGGGTAATGAGATGTACAAAAAGTCAAAGAAGGGCCTTGACCCAGAACCTGGTACCAGTCATTGCTTTGGTGTTCTGAATTGAAACAGAAAATGATCACAGTATTTCTGATTTGTAAAAGTACAAATTAATGCAGGATTGCAGTGGAATttctttccctctttctttttgcgTTTTGTATAAATTCACTTTGGCACTATACTAATTGATATGCTTGTGTATTTTCCACTGGGTACTGTTAGACATCGGACATTGTGTCTCACTGAAAGACAGCAGCACTGAGGGGCCTGCCTATTTTTGTTTGGGATGACATCGCTACATTCTTCTTGAAGTGTTCGGTGGGTAatagcaagtttatttctatcgcACATTTCCTACACAGGTAATTcaatgtgctttttttaaacttccacaagCTGAATGGCAAGGGTCAGTAGCATGTTACTAAAATTTAGGTTGGAATAAGAAGAAATGCATTTTGTCTTTCCGTTTTCTTTAACACTCAATCATGTTTGTTCCTTCTCTTCAGGACACTGACCCTGAAGAACGAGTGCTCAGAGGTGTGTCTGTTGCCATCCTCACTGTCCTCGAAGACAATGATGCTGCCATTTCACCAAATGTGCGAGACATGGCTATTGTGTTGGAAGGGGCCATTGTGCTCCATGACATACCAGACCTCAGTACTGCCTTTGCATCCCTCTTTGGCCTTCTGTATGCCATGAACATTGATTATCCAAAGGAGATGAGGTATACCTTTGAAGCACTTCAGACTATCTTTTATTGAGCTTGGCTCTCGATGCTCACAACGCATAAGGGGTCTCAAAACAAAGCTATTGCTGTGAGCTAGTCCTTTTAAGCATGCAGATCTCTGCCTCTGAAACAAAGATTCATGAAACTTTTGGAGATGTCAGCTGCCAGTTCACAAGAGGTGCATATACCGTGTTTCCACTGTTCATGTTTGTTGTTGGTGCTCAAGTAAAACTTGGGTGTATGCACTATCTTGCATGTGCAGTCATTTTAAGCATGcaactccagtttgcctgtgaaatATACATTTTTGGTATTGTTGGATGTCAGTTAACAAGAGGCGGTGGAGCTTTATAATTTTGTTTTTATTCTTAAATTCTTTGATTCAAAGACCTTTTAAACGCATTTGAAAAATGCACGTCTTGTGCGACATAATCCAAATTCAAGACGTTTTTGGATGTGTTTGTCACAATCATTTTACAAGATTTGTAAGAGGCACATAACCAGTGTTTTGCCTGTTCAAGTTTGTTCCTAAAATTTCAATGTATGTGCAATTTTAAACTTGTCTAGTTCACTGTGATTAGAGCTCATTTACAACTTCAAGAtacagggatgaaagtcttccagaaatacccggaaatccagatatttgacaaaactcttgaaaatctccggttttcccaaTGGACAAATTAATTTTTCGGATTTTTTGCATTCCTAGACGCGGTGTAATACttggcatcgtccttgcatgggcgcagtccttaaatagcccaaacacagttcattgattaaagacaggtgttctttgttaacggcacgcgcgcaggactgacaccgttctgcgcaagcgcaacacaatcgcactagaaagcatgttcacgctgccagtgtagctgcagtctttttagttgcgaattatgagtatttcctcttgtgttaataattcgccatgtcaaaacaagcaaaactttcctccttctttcgacgtgaagagaggtaagcaatttattatatctatatttttttccatcaaagttgcattttgtggtttcgaagctaagttgtagtgtcgtttctagaacacaacatcaagaaaacgtggaagaaacagcaataatggaagagccggtttctaagctgcctaaaactagcaatggtaatttattttttgttacataatgtactcaggttgccagtcagtgtgtgacacacacactacGCCCCGAtttatgagaaatttggtattcattggtgtgttttaaatttacagacaatacgaactaatgtaaacaattggcttcaactcgcataaatatgaattgggaatgtttagttcactttagcttctgcaaacgcacaactcgactAAAAGATTGAGCCTCATTTATtaacgtccccaacattgaaacctgaaagctttagaaactctaacagacctttattttttaacagtactgttttgggattttgctgagtttaccttcagctgtctgatatttttcaaagtaatgaactgtgtagcaggaaaatcaccgcgttttctaaatgcactcctgaaaattactcattaactaggggaattaaatttgatatttttgacgttAATCATTAATGCACATGAAAGgacaaggcttaaaagttataatttgttttagtgaaaataagtactaaaatgcactagaatgcagggttttgcgtgtgatgttattaaaatattttcaggggacgttgccccccaatcttagtttgactttcaaaagttcaggatttttttctttgttccactttcatctctaaagaTACACTTGGACAGGCAGTTATTTTATGTATGCATGTCCTGTTCACCACGATGTTTACCAAGAGGAATAAACATAGTGTCAGTGAACTTAATGCTTTGTGCTTTTCATTTTgtttaaatattaatttattacAGCAGCATGCGTTTTTATCGATTTATAAAGCAACATTTCTATCTCACTGAATCAAGACTTGTTTATTCAGCAGGAATTTCTGTATTTGTTGAAGATAGAAATCCATGTTATTGAAGCAAGAATTTCATGGTTAGCCTCGCAAGATtatcaaaattatgtgaacaagAAAATTAAAGTCTGCAGAACTCGTCTAAACTTGAAAACTAGTAAAAGTCAACGACAGTAGTCAAAAGTTGAGACAGTTCAAAAATctattgcatcatgttgccttgataatttgagttttctcaacattttttgtttttacaGTGTAGTGAGGAGGATAATGAGACACTTTAAGATGTCCTTTTAGCTGGAGAGATCTACAGATGAAAATAAGTCTGATGATGCAGTGGTGTAATGACGATCTGTACATTTTAATATGAGAGGAAACAGAAACCTCACTTTACCTGCATACTGCTGAATCCTCTTCAGTTCTGTGGAAACTAATTACAACAAAACATCACTTTCATTAGATTTCAGATGGTTTTATTGCAGGATTTGAATCAAATAAAGCTAAAAATGAACAAATATTATTATAGACTTGTGCCAAGAAAACACATCATATAAAAGTTTCTCACCTGCTTCCTTTAACTTGTCATTGAGTGTTTTAGTGAGTTTCTCATTCAGAGTCTGCTGAAGCTGAGACAGAGCTGTCCTCACAGTGTCCCCACTCAGATCAGTGTTAATACTGATCTCAGTCCAGTTCTTGGTGTGTGGAGGGCTGCACATGGAGGAGTAAATCTACAGTAGAGCAGGAGAGAGGAGAAATCCCTCAGCATGGTGAGTGTTGTTCTGTGATGTTCTGCATTGCCAGTGAGCAGAGAGAGGAACACTGACCTGTAGGAGGTGGAGATGCTCCTCAGTGTGTgagagctgctccagctcagtgtctCTCCTCTTTAGCACAGTGATTTCCTGCTCCAGCGCTTTAATGAGTCCTTCAGCCTGCCTCTCTGCTGCTTTCTGCTTCTCCTCCATCGCCTCAAGCAGCTCAGCCTGACTTCTCTCAATGGAGCGAATCAGAGCAGTGAAGACTTCAACACTGTctgctttctctttctctgtgcTTCTCTAAAGGAGCAACACATTTTCACTCTCTTTACATCACACTGAATAATGAACTAATATTTATTGCGGATTGTTAATTTCTACAGATTAAAGCAAACAATACATAAACTATTTTCCACACACTTTGCTGAGCTCGACTGAGTGTTTGATCTCTTGTATCTTTTTCAGTCGATCCTCAATCATCTGCTGCACATCTGTCTGTGTTTTCCCCAGCTGAGTCTGATGACAGAGCAGAAGATAAATAAtagatatttttaatatttgataattgatatttttaatacttttttcctGGAACTTGATCTCAAATTTCCAATCTGATCTACCACATAATAATGTCTAAAGTTGATGTTAATGAACGTTTCTCACCTTCCTCTCTCCGCTCTCCTCCTCTATAGGAACAGTGTTGTGATTCTTGTGGTCTCCTTCAGTGCAGAACTGACACACACGCGTCTGATCATCTCTACAGAACAGCTCCAGCGGTCTCTCATGTTTCTGGCATATgtagtcctccaggttctccacagGGTTTATTAGTTTGTGTTTCTTAAGTTTGGAAACATGATTATGAGGCTCTAAATGAGTTTTACAGAAAGTCAGTCCACAATCCAGACAGGATTTCAGGGCCTTCAGCTTCTTTCCAGTGCAGGCATCACAAAGAACCTCAGGTTTGTCAGGACCACGTTTCTTCTTGAAGAGATCTACAACCTCTCTCAGTGTTGTATTAATCTTCAGTTCAGGTTTCTTGGTGAATTTCTCTTTACATAATGGACAGTGGCAGTGTTGACTCTTCTCCCAGCACTGTGTAAGGCAGCTCTTACAGAAGTTGTGTCCACATGGAGTGGTGACTGGATCAGTGAACACATCCAGACAGATCGAACACAGCAGCTGCTCTTCAGACAGGAGACTGCTGGAGTCACCATAAACTAGGGTTGATATAAAATAATGTTACACATTGTTTATAAATAGTGTAGAAATACTGGAATTTGTTTCAACCTTGTCTGTATACAGTCCACTGCATCTGTAGTGTAGgtgtgaaaatcatacaccacagTTTCTACATGTTTTTCTGGACTGATATGAAAGGTTTTTATTCTAAACTCCCTTACAATTGAAGTCTAAAGGCACTTGTTGGGGCGTCATTTAATGTTtgtgtaaaaatatttttatGGAATACTTTCATGAATTTACAGTTAAAGGTATTTACAAGTGTACTGTAGATCTTACATCAGAAATAAAACCCAGAAGCTCCTGCATTAATAATAATGACAAAGTTGTCATCACCCCAGAGCTGATTATTTTTACATAAAACTGTTCATGcttgtgctttattcctcttatacagtatcggtgcaacactccaacaataaaacacttttctttcacaaagtcacacttttttcatTCTGTAGTGACTTTAAATGTGGAACATGTGCAAAAATTCAAACTTTGTTCATGTCCAGATTCCAAGATTTTTaatgtggtctcagacttttgtaCCTCACTGTATATTCATCTTTTTTTTATCATACTTTGTTTTACAcaggggcggacttaccattaggcaaaccaaggcgattgcctagggcccccaaaatttggtggcccctaacagtcagccccatcacggtaaataccaaacgatatatatgtaatcttaatttgtctctgatattaaggagtcaacgatataaatggaaaaacacaccaaaatagcatcaggatattgaattcatgtgtatattgtatttgtcccagcacacacacacacacacacacgccctggttgttttacattggactagtccatgatctgacgacgtagacaggtgcgcgacggaaattcaaaccaaagcagagggaactgtaaacaagatgaagcgcagttatgagagtggttgcgctaaacgaaaaaaagggcaaaaagaatgcagctgcacttctgaaactaactaaAGTGGAGACAATGTCATATTAAGCGATGATCCGGCACTGTGGCCAGCAACGTTACCAGATTCAGAGAGGTGTTCAATTGTCCAAAAAGGTCCAGTACAAATATGAGGAGTagattttcccaaaaacaagtaggactttctttctcatatgatAATGATGAACAATGGAAATTTGGAGATTaaggacttttcagtaatgtactggctgcaacctttaaaaactcatacctctctctttctctacccccccccctctctctctctctctctcacacacacacacacctacaccccattatggaatggtgatggaatacatgaacaatggaattttgaagattaaggacatttcaataatgtactggctgcatcctttacaaactcacaatccctctgtatctgtctctcaaccactgtattgcctgtcactaaatggctctctctctcactcactcactctctctctctctctcacacacacaaactctctctttctctctctcgtacatttatcttgccatcagtcttatcccattgaaa contains the following coding sequences:
- the LOC132893880 gene encoding E3 ubiquitin-protein ligase TRIM39-like — encoded protein: MAESSSPAKDRRSSMEQPGSSFYGDSSSLLSEEQLLCSICLDVFTDPVTTPCGHNFCKSCLTQCWEKSQHCHCPLCKEKFTKKPELKINTTLREVVDLFKKKRGPDKPEVLCDACTGKKLKALKSCLDCGLTFCKTHLEPHNHVSKLKKHKLINPVENLEDYICQKHERPLELFCRDDQTRVCQFCTEGDHKNHNTVPIEEESGERKTQLGKTQTDVQQMIEDRLKKIQEIKHSVELSKRSTEKEKADSVEVFTALIRSIERSQAELLEAMEEKQKAAERQAEGLIKALEQEITVLKRRDTELEQLSHTEEHLHLLQIYSSMCSPPHTKNWTEISINTDLSGDTVRTALSQLQQTLNEKLTKTLNDKLKEAVSTELKRIQQYAVDVTLDPDTAHPALILSADGKQVTHGDKRQNLPDTPQRFNQCVCVLGKQSFSSGRFYYEVQVRGKTEWDLGVVRENINRKGKITATPQNGFWTVVLRNENQYQAFAGPPVPLTLREKLETVGVFVDYEEGLVSFYDVKSRSHIYSFTGQSFTEKLYPFFSPCLNEGGKNSAPLIISPVLKTE